A stretch of Nyctibius grandis isolate bNycGra1 chromosome 24, bNycGra1.pri, whole genome shotgun sequence DNA encodes these proteins:
- the RLF gene encoding zinc finger protein Rlf isoform X1, translated as MADAEAEAVPRPEMQRLVAALRARLWQLQTELREQEVSEASSRTYCRGFCQTLLQYAGSRGASEHILPFLEVYRISIQSFANARPYLTTECEDVLLVLGRLVLSCFELLLSVPESELPHEVWLGFHQSIQDSHDALLEFGNNNLQILVDITKEGVWKNPVLLKILSQQPVETEEANKLITREGPSFLQMRIKHLMKSNCIPQATFLSKLCADSPEIANVSSFRQAYITCVCSMLPNEDSIKEIAKVDCKEVLDIICNLESEGQENTAFILCTTYLTHQLQTANVYCSWELTLFWSKLQRRIDPSLDSFLERCRQFGIIAKTLQHLFFLIRVIQSEAEEAGLAVSVLLCVRALQIRSNGSDEMKTSVCKTIACLLPEDLEVRRACQLTEFLLEPTLSGFNALEELYMQPDQKFDEENAPVPNSLRCELLLALKAYWPFDPEFWDWKTLKRHCLKLLGKVASDSEDDASCNMSINETDMLETFFSDYDETKEHRYYYGRDTMNHPKEKVRVKKPIGSSERYQRWLQYKFFCVLCKKECIEARILHHSKMHMEDGVYTCPVCTKKFKRKELFVPHVMEHVKMPPSRTHRPKKKIILKKERSPQMTTASSSPPPVFQEKSHQPQLPENFENDTDEYVTFSQLENCQLQDRDIYPCPGTDCSRVFKQFKYLSVHLKAEHQNNDENAKHYLDMKNRREKCAFCRRHFMTSFHLREHERVHCGPQPYMCVSMDCYARFGSVNELLNHKQTHDDLRYKCELNGCNIVFSDLGQLYHHEAQHFRDASYTCNFFGCKKFYYSKTEFQNHLAVHNIQVSNGEAKQALKLGESAPKDKCSYLPESQLLEQSENSGLNNNLDPSGSQEIPQIKEEALSDSEDLDSESNCSLHCGDHSADAAVNQGQISPLLIETMAHNQSVPGFHMTQEGVLHPAGVKQQCSNVAVCFDETKVSCGFEGCCSTHKNSRSMQKHLRRAHPYNFKGKKHTEMKTKDFLDLLSDAQDSKSPTDISAELGHNSDTNADSPESLYCSVDAKGSNGLKEEACPSSPETSFYDSSKESNIEDNMLELMLGLKHLSLKNSNIQNSSRHKAFLGSLQSYSSRDAKCPESVDETTSKFQLQVQQDNLPSQYLTQLAAKPFFCECQGCTCEFVTREALLMHYVRKHNYSKEMVLQLNMFQHRYSPFKCHICQRSFTRKTHLRIHYRNKHQIGCERGTQKVCSNEKFDHVGLCTDDMHKNSTVPTPVCATNIEFLEHSDHSDQLCHPKKEDCSSETDLESSEETDNNVTRKTSNIGSLDSHREELEAREGRGSKRTVAKGNLCYILHKYHKPFHCIHKSCNSAFTSQKGLIRHYRTVHQYNKEQLCLEKDKARTKRELVKCKKIFACKHKDCGKRFLCSKALTKHCIDFHDEHLEDQKLLSEAESARFACNQPHCPAVFYTFNKLKQHLIEEHASEEKLNKDFEIHCDLNGCDRIFTNYSHYSQHVYFRHSEYYDSLFGNQREEEDDKETNEQSYLKDSFDVSKQNGKQLKEKSRRNSRSREKHLMNFKTKEEALQMCKEKSNQTQYPCMVQGCLSVVKLESSILRHYKRTHQMTNMYIEQRIQKLVVCVKCGIMIEKQSCSERAVELDKKGVEEDKSANPEHVQESEKPLVPNTDCDPPDVSNEDQKRCPSSSVSFDASAFMYSGTLKYNHSSKNTCFEEHNIRDTVTCKTKDFSESSERENSSYFSSLQLELPREEDPEGCQRSAVNQNAKRNVLCAPKDKFQKPPVSKPFDLKTYKPMGFESSFLKFIQESEGKDDDDDDDFDEVVEWESPEQLPVDKTLQKEGDGQGDTPVNDFVNDKNVTVPQNNHGQLTEIQPLLSESSSAPSLENLRAILDKALTDCGDLALKQLHYLRPVVVLERSKFSKPLIDLFPTKKADELCVGST; from the exons ctAATAAATTGATTACACGAGAAGGGCCTTCCTTTCTGCAGATGCGAATAAAACATTTGATGAAGTCAAACTGCATCCCACAAGCTACTTTCTTGTCAAAATTGTGTGCAGATTCTCCAGAAATTGCAAATGTTTCATCTTTTCGCCAAGCCTACATCACATGTGTGTGTTCTATGCTGCCTAATGAAGACTCCATTAAGGAG ATTGCAAAGGTGGATTGCAAAGAAGTGCTGGACATCATATGTAATCTGGAATCTGAGGGGCaagaaaacactgcatttaTTCTTTGTACAACATACCTTACTCATCAGCTTCAAACAGCAAATGTGTATTGCTCTTG GGAACTGACACTTTTCTGGAGCAAACTGCAGAGAAGAATAGATCCTTCTTTAGATTCCTTTTTGGAGAGATGTCGTCAGTTTGGTATCATTGCCAAGACActacagcatttatttttcttgataaGAGTCATACAGTCTGAA gcaGAAGAAGCAGGACTTGCTGTGTCTGTTTTGTTATGTGTGAGAGCCCTTCAGATCAGATCAAACGGAAGTGATGAAATGAAGACATCAGTATGTAAAACAATTGCATGCCTTTTACCAGAAGACCTTGAAGTTAGAAGAGCTTGTCAGCTCACAGAATTTTTACTTGAGCCAACTCTGAGTGGATTTAATGCGTTGGAAGAGCTCTATATGCAACCAGATCAAAAATTTGATGAAGAAAATGCACCAGTTCCAAATTCACTCCGTTGTGAGCTGCTGTTAGCTTTAAAAGCATATTGGCCATTTGATCCTGAATTTTGGGACTGGAAGACTTTAAAGCGACATTGCCTTAAACTGTTAGGGAAAGTAGCTTCTGATTCTGAGGATGATGCAAGTTGTAATATGTCGATCAATGAAACTGACATGTTAGAAACTTTCTTTAGTGACTACGATGAGACAAAAGAACATAGATATTATTATGGAAGAGACACAATGAACCACCctaaagaaaaagtaagagTAAAAAAACCAATTGGTTCTTCAGAAAGATACCAGAGATGGCTTCAATAcaaatttttttgtgtgctctGCAAAAAGGAGTGTATAGAGGCTAGAATACTGCATCATTCTAAGATGCATATGGAAGATGGTGTTTATACATGTCCGGTCTGTACAAAAAAGTTCAAGAGAAAGGAATTGTTTGTACCACATGTAATGGAACATGTTAAAATGCCACCTAGTAGAACACACAgacctaaaaagaaaataatactgaaaaaagagagatcaccacaAATGACAACTGCTTCCAGCAGCCCACCCCCAGTGTTTCAGGAAAAGTCACATCAGCCACAGCTGCCCGAAAACTTTGAAAATGACACAGATGAATACGTCACATTTAGCCAACTGGAAAATTGCCAGCTACAAGACAGAGATATCTATCCATGTCCTGGAACAGATTGTTCTAGAGTAtttaaacagtttaaatatttaagtgtaCATCTGAAAGCTGAACATCAAAACAATGATGAGAACGCAAAACACTACTTGGATAtgaaaaacaggagagagaagtgCGCTTTCTGTCGCCGACACTTCATGACATCCTTCCATTTGCGGGAGCACGAACGCGTGCACTGTGGGCCTCAACCATATATGTGTGTGTCAATGGATTGTTATGCTAGATTTGGGTCAGTTAATGAGCTTCTCAATCACAAACAAACACATGATGATCTTCGTTATAAATGTGAGCTAAATGGCTGTAATATTGTTTTCAGTGACTTGGGGCAACTTTATCATCACGAGGCACAGCACTTCAGAGATGCATCGTATACCTGCAATTTCTTTGGATGCAAAAAGTTTTATTATTCAAAAACTGAGTTTCAGAATCACCTTGCAGTGCATAATATTCAAGTGTCAAATGGGGAAGCAAAGCAAGCACTAAAACTTGGAGAGTCGGCTCCGAAAGACAAATGCAGTTATCTTCCAGAGTCTCAGCTGCTGGAACAATCTGAGAATTCCGGTCTGAACAATAACTTGGATCCCTCAGGCTCTCAGGAAATTCCACAGATTAAGGAAGAAGCTCTCTCTGACAGTGAAGATCTAGACAGTGAAAGTAATTGCAGTCTTCATTGTGGGGACCACAGCGCAGATGCTGCAGTAAACCAAGGCCAGATATCTCCTCTACTGATTGAAACAATGGCTCACAATCAATCAGTTCCAGGTTTTCACATGACCCAAGAAGGAGTCCTCCATCCAGCAGGCGTGAAACAACAATGTTCTAATGTGGCAGTTTGCTTTGATGAAACAAAAGTTTCCTGTGGTTTTGAAGGCTGCTGTTCCACACACAAAAATTCCAGAAGTATGCAAAAACACCTCCGCAGGGCTCATCCATATAACTTTAAAGGTAAAAAACATACAGAGATGAAAACTAAAGACTTTCTCGATCTGTTGAGTGACGCTCAGGACAGTAAATCCCCTACTGACATCAGTGCAGAGTTAGGTCATAATTCAGATACAAATGCTGACTCTCCAGAAAGCTTGTATTGTAGCGTAGATGCTAAAGGAAGCAATGGCCTGAAGGAAGAAGCTTGTCCTTCTTCCCCAGAAACATCTTTTTATGACAGTTCTAAAGAATCAAATATTGAAGATAACATGTTGGAACTAATGTTAGGCTTGAAGCATCTAAGCTTAAAAAATTCTAACATTCAGAATTCTTCAAGACACAAGGCTTTTTTGGGCTCTTTACAGTCCTATTCATCTAGGGATGCCAAGTGCCCCGAGTCAGTAGATGAAACTACCTCAAAATTTCAGCTTCAAGTGCAACAAGATAATTTACCCAGCCAGTACCTTACTCAACTGGCAGCTAAACCATTTTTCTGTGAATGTCAAGGATGTACGTGTGAGTTTGTGACCAGAGAAGCTCTCTTAATGCATTATGTTAGAAAGCATAACTATTCAAAGGAAATGGTTCTTCAGTTAAATATGTTCCAGCATCGGTACTCACCATTTAAGTGTCATATTTGCCAAAGATcatttacaagaaaaacacaCCTTAGAATTCACTATAGAAACAAACATCAAATTGGCTGTGAGAGGGGAACTCAAAAGGTGTGTTCTAATGAAAAATTTGATCATGTAGGTTTATGTACAGATGACATGCATAAAAATAGCACTGTTCCAACACCTGTCTGTGCAACCAACATTGAATTCCTTGAACATTCAGACCACTCTGACCAGCTGTGTCATCCTAAAAAGGAAGACTGTAGTTCTGAGACAGATTTGGAGTCCAGTGAAGAAACAGACAATAATGTAACAAGAAAAACATCCAACATAGGTTCTCTGGACAGTCATAGGGAAGAACTGGAAgcaagagagggaagaggaagcaaaagaaCAGTTGCTAAAGGAAACTTATGTTATATATTGCATAAGTACCACAAACCATTTCATTGTATACATAAAAGTTGCAACTCAGCATTTACCAGCCAGAAAGGTTTGATTCGCCATTATAGAACCGTTCACCAGTATAATAAGGAACAGCTCTGCttagaaaaagacaaagcaagaacaaaaaggGAACTtgtcaaatgtaaaaaaatatttgcatgcaaACACAAAGACTGTGGTAAGCGTTTTTTATGTTCTAAAGCTCTTACTAAGCATTGTATTGACTTCCACGATGAACACTTGGAGGATCAAAAactgctttctgaagctgaatCTGCAAGATTTGCTTGTAACCAGCCCCACTGCCCTGCTGTATTTTATACCTTTAATAAGCTTAAACAGCACCTAATAGAAGAACATGCCAGTGAAGAAAAGTTAAACAAAGATTTTGAAATCCATTGTGACCTTAATGGCTGTGATCGAATTTTCACAAATTACAGTCACTACTCTCAGCATGTATATTTCCGCCATAGTGAGTATTATGATAGTCTCTTTGGAAatcagagagaggaggaagatgataAAGAGACAAATGAACAAAGTTATTTGAAAGACAGTTTTGATGTAAGCAAGCAGAATGGGaagcagttaaaagaaaaatctagaaGAAATAGCAGAAGTAGAGAAAAGCATTTGatgaatttcaaaacaaaagaggaaGCCCTACAAATGTGCAAAGAGAAGTCTAATCAGACCCAGTACCCTTGCATGGTTCAAGGATGTCTGTCTGTTGTCAAACTGGAAAGCAGCATACTGAGGCACTATAAGCGCACACATCAGATGACCAATATGTATATAGAGCAACGGATTCAGAAACTTGTTGTTTGTGTTAAATGTGGCATAATGATTGAAAAACAGTCCTGCTCCGAAAGAGCTGTAGAGTTGGATAAAAAAGGTGTAGAAGAGGATAAATCAGCTAATCCTGAGCATGTGCAGGAAAGTGAAAAACCTCTTGTTCCAAATACTGACTGTGATCCTCCAGATGTAAGCAACGAAGACCAAAAAAGATGTCCATCGAGTAGTGTGAGTTTTGATGCGAGTGCCTTTATGTATTCAGGCACTTTAAAATACAACCACAGTTCAAAGAACACCTGTTTTGAAGAGCATAACATCAGGGACACGGTTACGTGCAAAActaaagatttttctgaaagtagTGAAAGAGAGAATAGCTCTTATTTCTCCAGTTTACAATTAGAGTTGCCAAGAGAGGAAGACCCAGAAGGATGTCAACGTAGCGCAGTTAATCagaatgcaaaaagaaatgtaCTTTGTGCTCCAAAAGACAAATTTCAGAAGCCTCCAGTGTCCAAACCATTTGATTTAAAGACATATAAACCAATGGGATTTgagtcttcatttttaaaatttattcagGAAAGTGAGGGGAAAGATGATGACGATGATGATGATTTTGATGAAGTAGTAGAATGGGAGTCTCCTGAGCAGCTGCCGGTAGATAAAACCTTGCAAAAAGAGGGAGATGGTCAAGGGGATACACCAGTAAACGACTTTGTAAATGACAAAAATGTAACCGTACCCCAAAATAATCACGGGCAGCTAACAGAAATCCAGCCCCTGTTGTCAGAATCGTCATCTGCCCCTTCTTTAGAAAATTTGAGGGCGATCTTGGACAAGGCACTAACGGACTGTGGAGACCTTGCCTTAAAACAGCTTCATTACTTAAGACCAGTCGTTGTTCTTGAAAGATCCAAGTTTTCCAAACCGCTCATAGACTTATTTCCAACAAAAAAGGCCGATGAGCTTTGTGTAGGAAGTACGTAA
- the RLF gene encoding zinc finger protein Rlf isoform X2, which produces MADAEAEAVPRPEMQRLVAALRARLWQLQTELREQEVSEASSRTYCRGFCQDSHDALLEFGNNNLQILVDITKEGVWKNPVLLKILSQQPVETEEANKLITREGPSFLQMRIKHLMKSNCIPQATFLSKLCADSPEIANVSSFRQAYITCVCSMLPNEDSIKEIAKVDCKEVLDIICNLESEGQENTAFILCTTYLTHQLQTANVYCSWELTLFWSKLQRRIDPSLDSFLERCRQFGIIAKTLQHLFFLIRVIQSEAEEAGLAVSVLLCVRALQIRSNGSDEMKTSVCKTIACLLPEDLEVRRACQLTEFLLEPTLSGFNALEELYMQPDQKFDEENAPVPNSLRCELLLALKAYWPFDPEFWDWKTLKRHCLKLLGKVASDSEDDASCNMSINETDMLETFFSDYDETKEHRYYYGRDTMNHPKEKVRVKKPIGSSERYQRWLQYKFFCVLCKKECIEARILHHSKMHMEDGVYTCPVCTKKFKRKELFVPHVMEHVKMPPSRTHRPKKKIILKKERSPQMTTASSSPPPVFQEKSHQPQLPENFENDTDEYVTFSQLENCQLQDRDIYPCPGTDCSRVFKQFKYLSVHLKAEHQNNDENAKHYLDMKNRREKCAFCRRHFMTSFHLREHERVHCGPQPYMCVSMDCYARFGSVNELLNHKQTHDDLRYKCELNGCNIVFSDLGQLYHHEAQHFRDASYTCNFFGCKKFYYSKTEFQNHLAVHNIQVSNGEAKQALKLGESAPKDKCSYLPESQLLEQSENSGLNNNLDPSGSQEIPQIKEEALSDSEDLDSESNCSLHCGDHSADAAVNQGQISPLLIETMAHNQSVPGFHMTQEGVLHPAGVKQQCSNVAVCFDETKVSCGFEGCCSTHKNSRSMQKHLRRAHPYNFKGKKHTEMKTKDFLDLLSDAQDSKSPTDISAELGHNSDTNADSPESLYCSVDAKGSNGLKEEACPSSPETSFYDSSKESNIEDNMLELMLGLKHLSLKNSNIQNSSRHKAFLGSLQSYSSRDAKCPESVDETTSKFQLQVQQDNLPSQYLTQLAAKPFFCECQGCTCEFVTREALLMHYVRKHNYSKEMVLQLNMFQHRYSPFKCHICQRSFTRKTHLRIHYRNKHQIGCERGTQKVCSNEKFDHVGLCTDDMHKNSTVPTPVCATNIEFLEHSDHSDQLCHPKKEDCSSETDLESSEETDNNVTRKTSNIGSLDSHREELEAREGRGSKRTVAKGNLCYILHKYHKPFHCIHKSCNSAFTSQKGLIRHYRTVHQYNKEQLCLEKDKARTKRELVKCKKIFACKHKDCGKRFLCSKALTKHCIDFHDEHLEDQKLLSEAESARFACNQPHCPAVFYTFNKLKQHLIEEHASEEKLNKDFEIHCDLNGCDRIFTNYSHYSQHVYFRHSEYYDSLFGNQREEEDDKETNEQSYLKDSFDVSKQNGKQLKEKSRRNSRSREKHLMNFKTKEEALQMCKEKSNQTQYPCMVQGCLSVVKLESSILRHYKRTHQMTNMYIEQRIQKLVVCVKCGIMIEKQSCSERAVELDKKGVEEDKSANPEHVQESEKPLVPNTDCDPPDVSNEDQKRCPSSSVSFDASAFMYSGTLKYNHSSKNTCFEEHNIRDTVTCKTKDFSESSERENSSYFSSLQLELPREEDPEGCQRSAVNQNAKRNVLCAPKDKFQKPPVSKPFDLKTYKPMGFESSFLKFIQESEGKDDDDDDDFDEVVEWESPEQLPVDKTLQKEGDGQGDTPVNDFVNDKNVTVPQNNHGQLTEIQPLLSESSSAPSLENLRAILDKALTDCGDLALKQLHYLRPVVVLERSKFSKPLIDLFPTKKADELCVGST; this is translated from the exons ctAATAAATTGATTACACGAGAAGGGCCTTCCTTTCTGCAGATGCGAATAAAACATTTGATGAAGTCAAACTGCATCCCACAAGCTACTTTCTTGTCAAAATTGTGTGCAGATTCTCCAGAAATTGCAAATGTTTCATCTTTTCGCCAAGCCTACATCACATGTGTGTGTTCTATGCTGCCTAATGAAGACTCCATTAAGGAG ATTGCAAAGGTGGATTGCAAAGAAGTGCTGGACATCATATGTAATCTGGAATCTGAGGGGCaagaaaacactgcatttaTTCTTTGTACAACATACCTTACTCATCAGCTTCAAACAGCAAATGTGTATTGCTCTTG GGAACTGACACTTTTCTGGAGCAAACTGCAGAGAAGAATAGATCCTTCTTTAGATTCCTTTTTGGAGAGATGTCGTCAGTTTGGTATCATTGCCAAGACActacagcatttatttttcttgataaGAGTCATACAGTCTGAA gcaGAAGAAGCAGGACTTGCTGTGTCTGTTTTGTTATGTGTGAGAGCCCTTCAGATCAGATCAAACGGAAGTGATGAAATGAAGACATCAGTATGTAAAACAATTGCATGCCTTTTACCAGAAGACCTTGAAGTTAGAAGAGCTTGTCAGCTCACAGAATTTTTACTTGAGCCAACTCTGAGTGGATTTAATGCGTTGGAAGAGCTCTATATGCAACCAGATCAAAAATTTGATGAAGAAAATGCACCAGTTCCAAATTCACTCCGTTGTGAGCTGCTGTTAGCTTTAAAAGCATATTGGCCATTTGATCCTGAATTTTGGGACTGGAAGACTTTAAAGCGACATTGCCTTAAACTGTTAGGGAAAGTAGCTTCTGATTCTGAGGATGATGCAAGTTGTAATATGTCGATCAATGAAACTGACATGTTAGAAACTTTCTTTAGTGACTACGATGAGACAAAAGAACATAGATATTATTATGGAAGAGACACAATGAACCACCctaaagaaaaagtaagagTAAAAAAACCAATTGGTTCTTCAGAAAGATACCAGAGATGGCTTCAATAcaaatttttttgtgtgctctGCAAAAAGGAGTGTATAGAGGCTAGAATACTGCATCATTCTAAGATGCATATGGAAGATGGTGTTTATACATGTCCGGTCTGTACAAAAAAGTTCAAGAGAAAGGAATTGTTTGTACCACATGTAATGGAACATGTTAAAATGCCACCTAGTAGAACACACAgacctaaaaagaaaataatactgaaaaaagagagatcaccacaAATGACAACTGCTTCCAGCAGCCCACCCCCAGTGTTTCAGGAAAAGTCACATCAGCCACAGCTGCCCGAAAACTTTGAAAATGACACAGATGAATACGTCACATTTAGCCAACTGGAAAATTGCCAGCTACAAGACAGAGATATCTATCCATGTCCTGGAACAGATTGTTCTAGAGTAtttaaacagtttaaatatttaagtgtaCATCTGAAAGCTGAACATCAAAACAATGATGAGAACGCAAAACACTACTTGGATAtgaaaaacaggagagagaagtgCGCTTTCTGTCGCCGACACTTCATGACATCCTTCCATTTGCGGGAGCACGAACGCGTGCACTGTGGGCCTCAACCATATATGTGTGTGTCAATGGATTGTTATGCTAGATTTGGGTCAGTTAATGAGCTTCTCAATCACAAACAAACACATGATGATCTTCGTTATAAATGTGAGCTAAATGGCTGTAATATTGTTTTCAGTGACTTGGGGCAACTTTATCATCACGAGGCACAGCACTTCAGAGATGCATCGTATACCTGCAATTTCTTTGGATGCAAAAAGTTTTATTATTCAAAAACTGAGTTTCAGAATCACCTTGCAGTGCATAATATTCAAGTGTCAAATGGGGAAGCAAAGCAAGCACTAAAACTTGGAGAGTCGGCTCCGAAAGACAAATGCAGTTATCTTCCAGAGTCTCAGCTGCTGGAACAATCTGAGAATTCCGGTCTGAACAATAACTTGGATCCCTCAGGCTCTCAGGAAATTCCACAGATTAAGGAAGAAGCTCTCTCTGACAGTGAAGATCTAGACAGTGAAAGTAATTGCAGTCTTCATTGTGGGGACCACAGCGCAGATGCTGCAGTAAACCAAGGCCAGATATCTCCTCTACTGATTGAAACAATGGCTCACAATCAATCAGTTCCAGGTTTTCACATGACCCAAGAAGGAGTCCTCCATCCAGCAGGCGTGAAACAACAATGTTCTAATGTGGCAGTTTGCTTTGATGAAACAAAAGTTTCCTGTGGTTTTGAAGGCTGCTGTTCCACACACAAAAATTCCAGAAGTATGCAAAAACACCTCCGCAGGGCTCATCCATATAACTTTAAAGGTAAAAAACATACAGAGATGAAAACTAAAGACTTTCTCGATCTGTTGAGTGACGCTCAGGACAGTAAATCCCCTACTGACATCAGTGCAGAGTTAGGTCATAATTCAGATACAAATGCTGACTCTCCAGAAAGCTTGTATTGTAGCGTAGATGCTAAAGGAAGCAATGGCCTGAAGGAAGAAGCTTGTCCTTCTTCCCCAGAAACATCTTTTTATGACAGTTCTAAAGAATCAAATATTGAAGATAACATGTTGGAACTAATGTTAGGCTTGAAGCATCTAAGCTTAAAAAATTCTAACATTCAGAATTCTTCAAGACACAAGGCTTTTTTGGGCTCTTTACAGTCCTATTCATCTAGGGATGCCAAGTGCCCCGAGTCAGTAGATGAAACTACCTCAAAATTTCAGCTTCAAGTGCAACAAGATAATTTACCCAGCCAGTACCTTACTCAACTGGCAGCTAAACCATTTTTCTGTGAATGTCAAGGATGTACGTGTGAGTTTGTGACCAGAGAAGCTCTCTTAATGCATTATGTTAGAAAGCATAACTATTCAAAGGAAATGGTTCTTCAGTTAAATATGTTCCAGCATCGGTACTCACCATTTAAGTGTCATATTTGCCAAAGATcatttacaagaaaaacacaCCTTAGAATTCACTATAGAAACAAACATCAAATTGGCTGTGAGAGGGGAACTCAAAAGGTGTGTTCTAATGAAAAATTTGATCATGTAGGTTTATGTACAGATGACATGCATAAAAATAGCACTGTTCCAACACCTGTCTGTGCAACCAACATTGAATTCCTTGAACATTCAGACCACTCTGACCAGCTGTGTCATCCTAAAAAGGAAGACTGTAGTTCTGAGACAGATTTGGAGTCCAGTGAAGAAACAGACAATAATGTAACAAGAAAAACATCCAACATAGGTTCTCTGGACAGTCATAGGGAAGAACTGGAAgcaagagagggaagaggaagcaaaagaaCAGTTGCTAAAGGAAACTTATGTTATATATTGCATAAGTACCACAAACCATTTCATTGTATACATAAAAGTTGCAACTCAGCATTTACCAGCCAGAAAGGTTTGATTCGCCATTATAGAACCGTTCACCAGTATAATAAGGAACAGCTCTGCttagaaaaagacaaagcaagaacaaaaaggGAACTtgtcaaatgtaaaaaaatatttgcatgcaaACACAAAGACTGTGGTAAGCGTTTTTTATGTTCTAAAGCTCTTACTAAGCATTGTATTGACTTCCACGATGAACACTTGGAGGATCAAAAactgctttctgaagctgaatCTGCAAGATTTGCTTGTAACCAGCCCCACTGCCCTGCTGTATTTTATACCTTTAATAAGCTTAAACAGCACCTAATAGAAGAACATGCCAGTGAAGAAAAGTTAAACAAAGATTTTGAAATCCATTGTGACCTTAATGGCTGTGATCGAATTTTCACAAATTACAGTCACTACTCTCAGCATGTATATTTCCGCCATAGTGAGTATTATGATAGTCTCTTTGGAAatcagagagaggaggaagatgataAAGAGACAAATGAACAAAGTTATTTGAAAGACAGTTTTGATGTAAGCAAGCAGAATGGGaagcagttaaaagaaaaatctagaaGAAATAGCAGAAGTAGAGAAAAGCATTTGatgaatttcaaaacaaaagaggaaGCCCTACAAATGTGCAAAGAGAAGTCTAATCAGACCCAGTACCCTTGCATGGTTCAAGGATGTCTGTCTGTTGTCAAACTGGAAAGCAGCATACTGAGGCACTATAAGCGCACACATCAGATGACCAATATGTATATAGAGCAACGGATTCAGAAACTTGTTGTTTGTGTTAAATGTGGCATAATGATTGAAAAACAGTCCTGCTCCGAAAGAGCTGTAGAGTTGGATAAAAAAGGTGTAGAAGAGGATAAATCAGCTAATCCTGAGCATGTGCAGGAAAGTGAAAAACCTCTTGTTCCAAATACTGACTGTGATCCTCCAGATGTAAGCAACGAAGACCAAAAAAGATGTCCATCGAGTAGTGTGAGTTTTGATGCGAGTGCCTTTATGTATTCAGGCACTTTAAAATACAACCACAGTTCAAAGAACACCTGTTTTGAAGAGCATAACATCAGGGACACGGTTACGTGCAAAActaaagatttttctgaaagtagTGAAAGAGAGAATAGCTCTTATTTCTCCAGTTTACAATTAGAGTTGCCAAGAGAGGAAGACCCAGAAGGATGTCAACGTAGCGCAGTTAATCagaatgcaaaaagaaatgtaCTTTGTGCTCCAAAAGACAAATTTCAGAAGCCTCCAGTGTCCAAACCATTTGATTTAAAGACATATAAACCAATGGGATTTgagtcttcatttttaaaatttattcagGAAAGTGAGGGGAAAGATGATGACGATGATGATGATTTTGATGAAGTAGTAGAATGGGAGTCTCCTGAGCAGCTGCCGGTAGATAAAACCTTGCAAAAAGAGGGAGATGGTCAAGGGGATACACCAGTAAACGACTTTGTAAATGACAAAAATGTAACCGTACCCCAAAATAATCACGGGCAGCTAACAGAAATCCAGCCCCTGTTGTCAGAATCGTCATCTGCCCCTTCTTTAGAAAATTTGAGGGCGATCTTGGACAAGGCACTAACGGACTGTGGAGACCTTGCCTTAAAACAGCTTCATTACTTAAGACCAGTCGTTGTTCTTGAAAGATCCAAGTTTTCCAAACCGCTCATAGACTTATTTCCAACAAAAAAGGCCGATGAGCTTTGTGTAGGAAGTACGTAA